A genomic segment from Lates calcarifer isolate ASB-BC8 linkage group LG13, TLL_Latcal_v3, whole genome shotgun sequence encodes:
- the prlrb gene encoding prolactin receptor b, with protein MTVCTRMRGHLGLALLLLLSAAVESNSMSPPGKPVLLGCRSPEKETFTCWWEPGSDGGLKTTHRLFYERERLEGKHECPDYRSAGRNSCFFDRDHTSIWVDYHLTVVASNELGNTTSDIFKMDVMEIVKPNTPENVTLLVMKREDNLYLHVRWEPPYNTDTKSGWVTIKYELRVKQEKSNEWKEYTSGTETHINLYNINPGTLYAVQVRCRLDHGSWSEWSNSTSVNTPDYPHNEKLFWILVSMLSAVPFITAMCILVMKRKNVKQYLLPPVPGPKIRGVDVQLLKRGRSEDVINALIINQSFPPMVAWKDQIEEYLIVSDDGLLLDPSSSQKRKKSLIIPAGFHLDLGIQCKEPTPVQRDLQKAEERKNEMDNFVKANTSLTEGNLSDMEPPQPPTQKQLFPIASFVKTTDQSPSKHNSAAENTVKPLANCGYVDIQRHENAKEVDVIEVDYSRVKEVSGDNILILQRGNIPGYMDIQRQKENIPEDYSRVKEVDGDNKVLLQRQNASTDSSCREKGNHYTDCTNQKLRNPHVTGPSKVGVCTELIGSGYVDTIPAPPLM; from the exons GCATGTCTCCACCAGGGAAACCAGTCCTGCTCGGCTGCAGGTCCCCTGAGAAGGAGACGTTTACCTGCTGGTGGGAGCCGGGCTCTGACGGAGGGTTAAAGACCACGCACCGCCTCttttatgagagagagag ACTGGAGGGAAAGCACGAGTGTCCAGACTACCGCTCGGCAGGGAGGAACTCCTGTTTCTTTGACAGGGACCACACCTCCATCTGGGTGGACTACCACTTGACAGTGGTGGCCTCCAATGAGCTTGGGAACACCACTTCAGATATCTTTAAAATGGATGTGATGGAGATCG TGAAGCCCAACACTCCTGAAAACGTCACTCTGCTggtgatgaagagagaggacaaTCTATATCTCCATGTCAGATGGGAGCCTCCCTATAACACAGACACCAAGTCTGGCTGGGTCACCATTAAATATGAGCTAAGAGTCAAACAAGAAAAGAGCAACGAGTGGAAG GAGTACACATCAGGCACAGAAACCCACATCAACCTATACAACATCAATCCTGGGACACTGTACGCTGTTCAGGTGCGCTGTAGATTAGATCATGGCTCCTGGAGCGAATGGAGCAATTCTACCTCTGTGAATACCCCTGACT atCCTCACAATGAGAAACTGTTTTGGATCTTGGTTTCCATGCTCTCTGCAGTTCCATTTATAACAGCAATGTGTATCTTGGTcatgaagaggaaaaa TGTGAAGCAGTATCTTCTGCCCCCTGTTCCTGGTCCAAAGATAAGAGGAGTTGATGTTCAACTTCTCAAG AGGGGGCGATCTGAGGACGTCATTAATGCTCTGATCATCAACCAGAGCTTTCCTCCCATGGTGGCCTGGAAGGACCAAATCGAGGAGTACCTAATCGTGTCTGACGACGGACTCCTGCTAGACCCTTCCAGTTctcaaaaaaggaagaaaagctTGATTATTCCTGCTGGCTTCCACTTAGACTTGGGGATCCAATGTAAGGAGCCAACCCCAGTCCAAAGAGACTTGCAGAAggctgaggaaagaaagaatgaaatggATAACTTTGTAAAAGCCAATACGTCTCTTACAGAGGGGAATTTATCTGACATGGAGCCACCCCAGCCGCCAACTCAGAAACAGCTGTTCCCAATTGCAAGCTTTGTAAAAACAACTGATCAGAGTCCATCAAAGCACAACAGTGCTGCTGAGAACACCGTGAAACCTCTTGCAAATTGCGGTTATGTGGATATTCAGAGACATGAGAATGCAAAGGAGGTGGATGTGATAGAGGTGGACTACAGCAGAGTAAAGGAGGTGAGCGGTGACAATATTCTTATCCTCCAGAGAGGAAACATCCCAGGCTACATGGACATTCAGAGACAAAAGGAGAACATACCAGAGGACTACAGCAGGGTGAAAGAGGTGGATGGTGACAATAAggtcctcctgcagagacaaaatgCCTCCACTGACTCTTCTTGTAGGGAAAAGGGTAACCACTACACAGACTGCACCAATCAGAAGCTAAGAAATCCTCATGTAACTGGACCTAGTAAAGTGGGAGTGTGCACAGAACTAATTGGTAGTGGATATGTTGATACTATCCCTGCACCACCTTTAAtgtaa
- the LOC108878579 gene encoding selenocysteine insertion sequence-binding protein 2 isoform X1, with the protein MDKPFDSKHQRRQRKDPAELHTASSPPLMLPNPYISDQISRGNRSGQSPKPARKEGDVARSHGYSSSRRVRETSDDFHQRDRSVRDLQAKASKSSSDSPAQGRIMGKNTDGQKRGFRDARSVPNFSGRPKPAQTDLIPFEVKMADFPELAGVSLGKADPPLVQKECWGPTPPSTSPQMHVSASAWKSGRRGSPTQPDPQPSATNTTTDSRAISPGQLVVTSWANVASQPPKKLIPKEKTISSNHVQLEEMAQQEEGASGKKKRKKKKKKAKGEDAEVDPEESPLYQEPPKFEDEEEFPGLTSLTVTDRLISSSNAAKLCNEENQREGGQHQSADQNKEKSTATKTLPTETVKKGQKAEKVQSSKKSKVPVQLDIGNMLAALEKKQQSQKAKQDAKPVILSVGGGLPVVQKQPSVQKKPPWQQDKIAHNPLDSTSPLVKKGKQREVPKAKKPTPLKKVILKEREERKQRRLLEERGLLPENELNPASDPAEEEQCDTNAPEVGSPTEELDDQLELNGINQMVREGDEETDKDETVEQQTTTSPVPCPVNRPKIHSRKFRDYCSQMLSRDVDECVTTLLKELVRFQDRLYQKDPMKARMKRRIVMGLREVLKHLKLRKVKCVIISPNCERIQSKGGLDEALHTIIDTCREQGVPFVFALSRKALGRCVNKAVPVSLVGIFNYDGAQDYYHKMIELSSEARRAYEVMVSSLEQTGQAEAEAEAEAEQGVNTEEELQISRLAEPSPDTTQPEEPEYIKIWKKMLEKDYNHKFLNFEEQLSSMHLDSECTENTDEDVKS; encoded by the exons ATGGACAAG CCTTTTGACTCTAAAcaccagaggagacagagaaaggatcCTGCTGAGCTTCACACAGCTTCATCACCACCTCTGATGTTACCAAATCCTTATATTTCTGACCAGATTTCAAGAGG GAACCGCTCAGGTCAGAGCCCAAAGCCAGCAAGAAAAGAGGGAGATGTAGCGAGAAGTCATGGCTACAGCAGCAGCCGTCGCGTTAGAGAGACCAGTGATGATTTCCACCAGAGAGACAGGTCCGTACGGGATCTGCAAGCAAAG GCATCAAAAAGCAGCAGTGACTCTCCTGCTCAAGGCAGAATCATGGGCAAGAACACTGATGGACAGAAAAGAG GTTTTAGAGATGCTAGGTCTGTTCCAAACTTTTCAGGGAGACCAAAACCAGCACAGACTGACTTGATCCCATTTGAAGTGAAGATGGCTGACTTCCCAGAGTTAGCTGGTGTTTCCCTGGGTAAAGCAGACCCTCCTCTTGTTCAGAAAGAGTGTTGGGGTCCAACTCCTCCATCCACAAGTCCTCAAATGCATGTGTCAGCATCTGCATGGAAG TCCGGCAGGAGAGGATCCCCAACACAACCTGATCCCCAACCAAGTGCCACTAATACTACGACAGACTCCCGTGCCATCTCACCAG GTCAGCTGGTCGTGACATCGTGGGCTAATGTTGCCTCTCAGCCTCCGAAGAAACTCATCCCTAAAGAGAAGACAATCAGCAGTAATCACGTGCAg TTGGAGGAAATGGCACAGCAGGAAGAGGGTGCCTCAGGGAAGAAAAAAcggaagaaaaagaagaagaaagctaAAGGTGAAGATGCAGAAGTGGACCCTGAAGAATCACCACTTTATCAGGAGCCTCCCAAATTTGAG GATGAAGAGGAGTTTCCAGGTTTGACTTCTTTGACTGTGACTGATAGATTGATAAGCAGCAGTAATGCAGCAAAGCTATGCAATGAG gaaaaCCAAAGAGAAGGAGGTCAGCACCAGTCTGCGGACCAGAACAAGGAAAAATCAACTGCCACAAAAACTCTGCCCACAGAGACAGTTAAAAAAGGACAG AAAGCTGAAAAAGTGCAAAGCAGTAAGAAGAGCAAAGTTCCTGTTCAGCTGGACATTGGAAATATGTTGGCCGCCCTGGAAAAGAAGCAGCAATCTCAAAAAGCCAAGCAAGACGCCAAACCAGTCATTCTTTCAG tTGGTGGGGGACTACCTGTTGTCCAGAAGCAGCCATCAGTCCAGAAGAAGCCACCTTGGCAGCAGGATAAAATTGCACACAATCCCCTGGACTCCACTAGCCCTTTGGTGAAGaaaggaaagcagagagaggtgCCCAAAGCCAAGAAACCCACTCCTCTCAAGAAG GTCATTTtgaaagaaagggaggagaggaaacagagacgTTTGCTGGAGGAGAGAGGTCTGCTGCCTGAGAATGAGCTCAATCCTGCCAGTGATCCTGCAGAAGAGGAGCAGTGTGACACTAATGCACCAG AGGTTGGGAGTCCTACAGAGGAACTTGATGATCAGTTGGAGTTAAATGGCATAAACCAGATGGTGAGAGAGGGCGATGAGGAGACTGACAAAGATGAGACTGTGGAGCAGCAAACCACCACCTCACCTGTGCCCTGCCCAGTCAATCGACCCAAAATCCACAGCAGAAAGTTCAGAGA CTACTGCAGCCAGATGCTGAGCAGAGACGTGGATGAGTGTGTGACGACTCTGCTAAAGGAGCTGGTTCGTTTCCAAGACCGCCTGTACCAGAAGGACCCCATGAAGGCCCGCATGAAGAGACGGATTGTGATGGGGCTCAGAGAGGTCCTGAAGCACCTCAAACTCAGGAAGgtcaagtgtgtcatcatctcaCCCAACTGTGAAAGAATCCAGTCCAAAG GTGGCTTGGATGAGGCTCTGCACACCATCATTGACACGTGTCGTGAACAGGGGGTACCATTCGTGTTTGCGCTCTCCAGGAAAGCTTTGGGTCGCTGCGTCAACAAGGCAGTGCCTGTCAGCTTGGTGGGGATTTTCAACTACGATGGTGCACAG GACTACTACCATAAGATGATCGAGTTGTCATCTGAGGCCAGGAGAGCCTATGAAGTGATGGTGTCGAGCCTGGAGCAGACAGGCCAGGCAGAGGCGGAGGcagaagcagaggcagagcagggagTGAAcactgaggaggagctgcagatcAGCAGGCTGGCTGAGCCCAGTCCTGACACCACACAGCCAGAGGAACCAGAATACA TAAAAATTTGGAAGAAAATGTTGGAGAAGGACTACAACCATAAATTTTTGAACTTTGAGGAGCAGTTGAGCTCCATGCATTTGGACAGTGAATGtactgaaaacactgatgaagATGTGAAGAGTTGA
- the LOC108878579 gene encoding selenocysteine insertion sequence-binding protein 2 isoform X2, whose protein sequence is MDKPFDSKHQRRQRKDPAELHTASSPPLMLPNPYISDQISRGNRSGQSPKPARKEGDVARSHGYSSSRRVRETSDDFHQRDRSVRDLQAKASKSSSDSPAQGRIMGKNTDGQKRGRPKPAQTDLIPFEVKMADFPELAGVSLGKADPPLVQKECWGPTPPSTSPQMHVSASAWKSGRRGSPTQPDPQPSATNTTTDSRAISPGQLVVTSWANVASQPPKKLIPKEKTISSNHVQLEEMAQQEEGASGKKKRKKKKKKAKGEDAEVDPEESPLYQEPPKFEDEEEFPGLTSLTVTDRLISSSNAAKLCNEENQREGGQHQSADQNKEKSTATKTLPTETVKKGQKAEKVQSSKKSKVPVQLDIGNMLAALEKKQQSQKAKQDAKPVILSVGGGLPVVQKQPSVQKKPPWQQDKIAHNPLDSTSPLVKKGKQREVPKAKKPTPLKKVILKEREERKQRRLLEERGLLPENELNPASDPAEEEQCDTNAPEVGSPTEELDDQLELNGINQMVREGDEETDKDETVEQQTTTSPVPCPVNRPKIHSRKFRDYCSQMLSRDVDECVTTLLKELVRFQDRLYQKDPMKARMKRRIVMGLREVLKHLKLRKVKCVIISPNCERIQSKGGLDEALHTIIDTCREQGVPFVFALSRKALGRCVNKAVPVSLVGIFNYDGAQDYYHKMIELSSEARRAYEVMVSSLEQTGQAEAEAEAEAEQGVNTEEELQISRLAEPSPDTTQPEEPEYIKIWKKMLEKDYNHKFLNFEEQLSSMHLDSECTENTDEDVKS, encoded by the exons ATGGACAAG CCTTTTGACTCTAAAcaccagaggagacagagaaaggatcCTGCTGAGCTTCACACAGCTTCATCACCACCTCTGATGTTACCAAATCCTTATATTTCTGACCAGATTTCAAGAGG GAACCGCTCAGGTCAGAGCCCAAAGCCAGCAAGAAAAGAGGGAGATGTAGCGAGAAGTCATGGCTACAGCAGCAGCCGTCGCGTTAGAGAGACCAGTGATGATTTCCACCAGAGAGACAGGTCCGTACGGGATCTGCAAGCAAAG GCATCAAAAAGCAGCAGTGACTCTCCTGCTCAAGGCAGAATCATGGGCAAGAACACTGATGGACAGAAAAGAG GGAGACCAAAACCAGCACAGACTGACTTGATCCCATTTGAAGTGAAGATGGCTGACTTCCCAGAGTTAGCTGGTGTTTCCCTGGGTAAAGCAGACCCTCCTCTTGTTCAGAAAGAGTGTTGGGGTCCAACTCCTCCATCCACAAGTCCTCAAATGCATGTGTCAGCATCTGCATGGAAG TCCGGCAGGAGAGGATCCCCAACACAACCTGATCCCCAACCAAGTGCCACTAATACTACGACAGACTCCCGTGCCATCTCACCAG GTCAGCTGGTCGTGACATCGTGGGCTAATGTTGCCTCTCAGCCTCCGAAGAAACTCATCCCTAAAGAGAAGACAATCAGCAGTAATCACGTGCAg TTGGAGGAAATGGCACAGCAGGAAGAGGGTGCCTCAGGGAAGAAAAAAcggaagaaaaagaagaagaaagctaAAGGTGAAGATGCAGAAGTGGACCCTGAAGAATCACCACTTTATCAGGAGCCTCCCAAATTTGAG GATGAAGAGGAGTTTCCAGGTTTGACTTCTTTGACTGTGACTGATAGATTGATAAGCAGCAGTAATGCAGCAAAGCTATGCAATGAG gaaaaCCAAAGAGAAGGAGGTCAGCACCAGTCTGCGGACCAGAACAAGGAAAAATCAACTGCCACAAAAACTCTGCCCACAGAGACAGTTAAAAAAGGACAG AAAGCTGAAAAAGTGCAAAGCAGTAAGAAGAGCAAAGTTCCTGTTCAGCTGGACATTGGAAATATGTTGGCCGCCCTGGAAAAGAAGCAGCAATCTCAAAAAGCCAAGCAAGACGCCAAACCAGTCATTCTTTCAG tTGGTGGGGGACTACCTGTTGTCCAGAAGCAGCCATCAGTCCAGAAGAAGCCACCTTGGCAGCAGGATAAAATTGCACACAATCCCCTGGACTCCACTAGCCCTTTGGTGAAGaaaggaaagcagagagaggtgCCCAAAGCCAAGAAACCCACTCCTCTCAAGAAG GTCATTTtgaaagaaagggaggagaggaaacagagacgTTTGCTGGAGGAGAGAGGTCTGCTGCCTGAGAATGAGCTCAATCCTGCCAGTGATCCTGCAGAAGAGGAGCAGTGTGACACTAATGCACCAG AGGTTGGGAGTCCTACAGAGGAACTTGATGATCAGTTGGAGTTAAATGGCATAAACCAGATGGTGAGAGAGGGCGATGAGGAGACTGACAAAGATGAGACTGTGGAGCAGCAAACCACCACCTCACCTGTGCCCTGCCCAGTCAATCGACCCAAAATCCACAGCAGAAAGTTCAGAGA CTACTGCAGCCAGATGCTGAGCAGAGACGTGGATGAGTGTGTGACGACTCTGCTAAAGGAGCTGGTTCGTTTCCAAGACCGCCTGTACCAGAAGGACCCCATGAAGGCCCGCATGAAGAGACGGATTGTGATGGGGCTCAGAGAGGTCCTGAAGCACCTCAAACTCAGGAAGgtcaagtgtgtcatcatctcaCCCAACTGTGAAAGAATCCAGTCCAAAG GTGGCTTGGATGAGGCTCTGCACACCATCATTGACACGTGTCGTGAACAGGGGGTACCATTCGTGTTTGCGCTCTCCAGGAAAGCTTTGGGTCGCTGCGTCAACAAGGCAGTGCCTGTCAGCTTGGTGGGGATTTTCAACTACGATGGTGCACAG GACTACTACCATAAGATGATCGAGTTGTCATCTGAGGCCAGGAGAGCCTATGAAGTGATGGTGTCGAGCCTGGAGCAGACAGGCCAGGCAGAGGCGGAGGcagaagcagaggcagagcagggagTGAAcactgaggaggagctgcagatcAGCAGGCTGGCTGAGCCCAGTCCTGACACCACACAGCCAGAGGAACCAGAATACA TAAAAATTTGGAAGAAAATGTTGGAGAAGGACTACAACCATAAATTTTTGAACTTTGAGGAGCAGTTGAGCTCCATGCATTTGGACAGTGAATGtactgaaaacactgatgaagATGTGAAGAGTTGA
- the mfsd10 gene encoding major facilitator superfamily domain-containing protein 10 — translation MSDVSKSAKDGGSFSSKVIIIVFITLLLDLLGFTLILPLLPSILDHYAQTGDGVYQSLQSVVDWFREAVGIPMEKKYNSVLFGGLIGSLFSLLQFLSSPITGALSDCHGRRPLLILTTLGLMSSYAVWAVSRSFSMFLLFRVIGGIFKGNVSLCTAIVADLPCPKARNRGMAMIGVAFSLGFTLGPLMGAYFAVSSRTSGNVFYQTPALLALAFSVADLLFIWLMLPETLTKDVKASSSGFGDSRDLLNPLSLFHFSAVTRTKDPPSKERMQKLQVLGLVYFCYLFLFSGLEFTLSFLTHQRFQFTSMQQGKMFFFIGVIMALIQGGYARRIKPGHHIKAVRMAIITLIPAFILIGLSWNITMLYTGLALYSFAAAIVVPCLSTLVSDHGSANQKGTVMGILRSLGALARAMGPVVSSSVYWIAGAQICFLITSTSFIVPLVLLSRARRLKEE, via the exons ATGTCAGACGTAAGCAAATCTGCAAAGGATGGCGGCTCATTCTCCTCAAAGGTCATCATCATTGTGTTTATCACCCTGCTGCTGGACCTGCTGGGATTTACACTGATTCTACCTCTGCTGCCTTCCATTTTGGATCATTATGCACAAACAGGG GATGGGGTCTATCAGTCTCTGCAGAGTGTTGTGGACTGGTTCAGGGAGGCTGTTGGGATTCCTATggaaaagaaatacaacagtGTCCTGTTTGGAG GTCTTATCGGGTCACTGTTTTCGCTGCTGCAGTTCCTGTCATCACCTATAACTGGTGCTCTGTCAGACTGCCATGGCAGACGACCCCTGCTCATTCTTACCACA TTAGGGCTGATGTCCTCCTATGCGGTGTGGGCAGTTTCCCGGAGCTTCAGCATGTTCCTTTTGTTTCGGGTAATTGGGGGCATTTTTAAGGGCAACGTCAGCCTCTGCACTGCCATAGTGGCCGATTTGCCTTGCCCAAAAGCACGTAACAGAGGAATG GCGATGATTGGCGTCGCCTTCTCCTTGGGCTTCACTCTGGGTCCTCTGATGGGTGCCTACTTTGCCGTCAGCTCCAGAACATCAGGAAACGTCTTCTACCAAACTCCAGCTCTGCTCGCCTTGGCCTTCAGTGTCGCTGATTTGCTCTTTATTTGGCTGATGCTGCCAGAGACGCTCACAAAGGATGTCAAG GCTTCGTCTTCAGGGTTCGGGGACTCCAGAGACCTCCTGAACCCGTTATCTTTGTTCCATTTTTCAGCTGTTACTAGGACTAAAGATCCACCCTCAAAAGAAA GAATGCAGAAGCTTCAAGTGTTGGGCCTGGTGTATTTCTGCTACCTCTTCTTGTTCTCTGGTCTGGAGTTCACGCTGAGTTTTCTGACTCACCAGCGCTTCCAGTTTACAAG TATGCAGCAGGGGAAGATGTTCTTCTTCATTGGTGTGATCATGGCTTTGATCCAGGGGGGATATGCTCGCAGAATCAAACCTGGGCACCATATCAAGGCTGTTCGTATG GCAATCATAACATTAATCCCAGCATTTATTCTCATTGGGTTATCATGGAATATAACAATGCTTTACACCGGCTTGGCGTTATACTCTTTTG CTGCTGCAATAGTAGTTCCATGCTTGTCAACCCTTGTTTCTGACCATG gctcagccaatcagaagggCACAGTGATGGGGATCCTGCGTAGTTTGGGCGCCTTGGCCAGAGCCATGGGACCAGTTGTATCATCTTCCG TTTACTGGATCGCTGGAGCTCAGATCTGTTTCCTCATCACATCGACCTCTTTCATTGTGCCCCTCGTTCTCTTGAGCAGAGCCAGGAGGCTAAAGGAGGAGTAA